CAAGATGGTGATTCTTGTTGTTTCTGAAGGGTCTgaatcaaattttaaaaaaagcctcTGACCATTTGCAGTCTGCTCTCAGGCCTCATTGTGAGGACAGTTAGAATCCATAAGATCTCATTTTCAGGCAGCATTCAACGCAGAGCCTTTGAACCTTTGTGTGCCGCTCTCTTAAGCTCCCCCACCCCCATCCcccaccttcctcctcctcctcctcctcctcctcctcatatttGGGCCAACTCGAAGGCCAAGTGGCCTGGCGCCCAACGCCTTCTTGTCACAGTCCGCAGGATCTGTGCTGCCACCCTGAACTGAGGGGAGGCTGGGGCCTGTTGTCTCACTTTAAGCTGTTCCCAAGTTCACCAAATCGCCTGTCCAGtgctccgtctgtctgtccccaAAGACATTTAGATGTTCCACGTGATAAAGAGCTGACACAACTGTCCACTTTGACTTAATGTCCTGAGACCCCAGCtatgtttggtatgcattttcaaAAAACTAAGTgataatgaagtcccaatgtcctcaaacgagtgcTTCTTGGTTCTGcaaagtttcaaccataaaatgtgttCAGGTTTTGTATCTTGTCCACTCTTGTCAGAGTCAGCTGCAGAtggacttggcagagatggctgccatcttgtttttattagtgtatTTTGGTCTTGCCACCACTAAACAACACataacaggtctgagttaagcagAAGTTAGTTAAAAGTACCCGGTTGTTGTTCGAAGTCTCTCTGGTGTTACTTTATTATTGATGGATCCCTCTGATGTGTTCTCCTTCCTCAGATGACATGGTGACGTCCAAGTCCAGCCTGTTCTTCATGATCTCCAGCGAGGGGAACCAGAACCTGTACGTGACGCAGGCCACCCTCTGGCTCTACTTCAAGCTGCTGCCGTCCCCTCTGGAGGTGCGCCCAAGGCGGAAGGTGACGGTGAAGGTGTACTACCAGGAGCCCGGTCTTGGCAGCAAGTGGAACCTGGTGGAGAAACGGGTGGAGCTGAAGCGCAGCAGCTGGCACACCTTTGTGCTCACCGACGCCGTGCGGTTGGTGTTTGAGAAGGGCGACCGGCGCCAGAACCTGGACGTGCGCTGCGAAGGCTGCGAGGCGGAAGGCGTCGTGCCCATCCTGCTGAACCACAACGACGAGTCCCACCGGCCCTTCCTGGTGGTGCAGGCGCGGCAGTCTGACAGCAAACACCGGATCCGCAAGAGGGGGCTGGAGTGCgacggcagcagcagcctgtgctGCCGCCAGCAGTTCTACATAGACTTCCGGCTCATCGGCTGGAACGACTGGATCATTGCGCCATCGGGATACTTTGGGAACTACTGCGAGGGGAACTGTCCCGCCTACATGGCGGGCGTCCCCGGCTCGGCCTCGTCCTTCCACACGGCGGTGGTGAACCAGTACCGCATGCGGGGGATGAGCCCGGGCTCCATGAACTCCTGCTGCATTCCCACCAAGCTTAGCACCATGTCGATGCTTTACTTTGACGACGAGTACAACATCGTCAAGCGGGACGTTCCCAACATGATCGTGGAGGAGTGTGGCTGTGCTTGAGTATGTtttattcctgtttatttaaggTGGAACTGAAGATTCACaatattacaacaacaaaaaaatgaatatagaAACAGAATATTTATGGACGACGGAAAAAACATGCGCACACACAACCTCATCCACACATATCTACACCCCTCATGTATGCCTGCACAAAAACTTGTACATATATTTATGTTTGTTGATATATTTGGTTATATTCTCTGGTGGAAGACTGATTCGGTCTCCTTCAAAGGGACGTGAAGAGTTCTCTTCCAAATCTTTGGAAAACAATCATTATTAAGTATCTCTAAGATAGCGAGGATCTGGTTCAAGACTTACCTACTAGCCTTTACACAGCAGCATCACgtgatgtcatttcctgccGTGGGTCACGTTGTTAGAGTTTCATTAGAAGTTTTGGAATTAAACTCTTCATGTGTAGAACATAAACCCAACCTtgagtgtggaaaaaaaaaaaaaacgtctccAGAGGAGCCTCACGAGAGTCACGAACTGGGTTGGGGGGTGATTCAGCTATGCCTCTTTCAGGAGCAGTTTGAGGGGACAAGCACTGAAAATGTTAATACATCCATCAACGTACAGCACTTCTGGCCAGGAGTCACACAGTTACACTAAGAGAAACTTTGGTCCACGAGAAAATCGGCTTCAAGCTGAACGTTTGGACGCATTccagacatggatggaaacagaaaaatataatcGGTAGAGACTTTTCAACAAGGTTTTCACTGACGCTGTCACCAAACCGTGAAATTGTCCTCTAAAGTGAAAGGTAGACTTGCCAATGTGAGGTGTCACACCTGAAATTCATAGAAATGTTAACTGTTTGGAGGTCGTGTTCCGATTGTTCTTCACTTTCCATTATCTTCATTGTTGAGGAGGCACTGTCACATGTTTCTGAAAGTTGGAGAGGTATTTCAACTTTTATCAATCAAGGATGAAGGTGAATCTCGGAAACCACTGGCTATGGTTGCAGACGATAACCATTTAGGAGGGCCAGTATTTTGGGCTGATCTGGTGTAGACAAGACTTACTCTTCAGTGTGAAGGTCATTTCGGCTTATCTCTATCAACAGATATCTATGATACAGGTAGTTatttaaaaagctaaaaaaaaaaagctaacttGGTGTCGGACCATAGCCAATGAGTTCTAAGATTGGATTTCGGTTGATATGTTCCGCCTTTCAACATGGACACTTAACCTACCATCCAAACCTAATTGATCAGTACTATTCAGACTACAAAACACTTCCCgaaaccaaaatcttgtcccatcGCCTACAAATTCTTCAAGCATACACAGATATCTACTGATAGAGATCAGGGTAACCCTAACTTCTACAGAAATTGCTAAGTGTTGTGGGGACGAACGGCTGTTTTGATGAAAACTTCCCTCAAATTACTAATCGGTTGTCTCTCAAAAATAATTTATGCGCTTAATTTTCCCTAAATTTAACAACTTCCAACTTTAAATTACCCGATTCTTTCCCTTCAAACactgactacgtttacatgcacaaaatattcaggCTTTTGCCCTTATTCGGAAAAAGACGATATTCCTACCAAGCTGTTAAcgtggctaatgaaaatgaatattacaCTAATATTCCTGCTTACATGCAGCAGGACGCATGCTTATTAACATGACATTTATCACGCCAAAATATGGAACAGCTTCTTTGCAAGTTTCCTACAGTGGCGGACTTGTTGGACCATGTGaaccaacacatcctcactgcgaccttgtcacatgtccatgtttgtcatggactttccacatccacatatgacgtccaaggtaccctgggtgtgttggctgttgacttccgttttcacaggaaatgtacagtttacatacagtgtctttcaaaattaaagcactacatcggtacaacactgcaaattgacgaGTTTTTTCCCCTCTTCAATAACatacgcacgtggttgggttgggacttctgccaccttaacttccgtcattgtcctgctgcgttACCCTAAAATAATAACAGTGACCAGCTGTGTAATGCATCCAAATAATGCTGTTACATCCTGAATAATACCGGCATATCCCACATGACCTAATCGGAAAATGCTTGATTTGGAAAAAGGTCTACTTCGGAAAATCCAAACTGAATATGCTGTTCACATGACCTGCatgaaattcagaatattgttaGAATAATGGTGGAATattaatgtgcatgtaaacggACCCAATGTCTCACAAATTACAAAGCTGAGATCATTCACTGTGAACCACTCAAACTAAAAAGGAGGGGGCAAATTGTTTGAGAGCACGATTTAGTATCTGAGGGCCTGCCAAAAGTTCCTCCTACTGGAATCTGAAGATTTCAGTAGTTAACAACACGAACCACGTCCAGCTGTGCTCAGTCCAGTCCTCCAGTCCAGTCCAATCCCAAAGGGACGACAAGATCTTTGCATGCATGAGGATGGTGGAGTGAATATCAGGAACGACCTCACATTTTTGTTAACGTTTGGATGTTGCAAGAAAAACCTTCAGATTGGATTCCTTCCTGTTgatgaaattaaagaaaatctCATTTCAGTCACTGAAAGTGAAAAGTTGCCATATTGCTCAGTTTAGTGACGGTGCAGCTTCGTACTTCCCGACACACACTTTGATGATAGCACTTGCAGATTGAAATGCCTTTAATGAGCCCTATGTGGCGCACCATTGCCCACGGTCCTTCTAAAAAGAAATAAGTGCCGCATGAGCTATGCAATGTATAGTATTTACCCATACACCAGACAAGCTGAACTTAAGCTCTTCTGACAAACTATCACCAATACTTGAAATGTAAGTGTGGTGAGCAGGGGGGCAGGTCGGGCTTCGGCCGGGAGGTTGGAGGATTAGAAATGTGTCTTTGGTGGTAGATGGTGAAGTGTACTTCAACACAAAGACTTGACTCGATCCAGCTCCATTTGAAAATGAACACAAGTCCCTTAGAACTTCTGACAACATCGCCAGTATCCCCTCTTCCGTTCGActggtagaaaaaaaatcaagtttatATGCTACACGTGGCTTTTGCCAAATATATTTTGGAAGAAATACCACAGCTGTTAAGATTATGTTTTACCAGTCAGTCCATGAGATGCAACTTTCAAAGTATTATGTTGCTAAAAACCATTATCTATCTCTACACTTCTTACGTCTGTTGCACAATACAGTAgattttgacatattttagcTGGACTTAATGCATTATCATACAGCAATGGTTCCcaacacagcaaacacaatTTTGGctacacaaaattctttcaatCTTCTGAGCTCTTCCTTAAATTCATTGGATCATCGCACCTCTTCAGGCCTAAAAACACTACTCCAgtcaaagaaagaaataatgGAGTATTGGTTGAACTGGTGACAACTAGTAGACTTAAGTTGTGCTCACACCAACGCAATGTGAATTTTTGCATTAGGTTACTCGTGCAAATTTGAACGCTAGAATAATTTGTGTTGACTCGCTTTGTGTGAATAACTCGTGTCTTACACGTGTAAAATCGCATGTACacccaaaagacaaaaaattttGCCAGAGAGGAGAGGCTTCCCGCATATTTTCAGTCAGTCAGAGTTACTTTTTATTCCTGTTTCTGTAAAAGTAGTGTCATAGAGCTTGGGGTAGCCACAGAACATCACAATCAGCTTCTCCACCACTAATCGGATGCATGAACTTCTGCCGATATGTCCGAGGTGTCAAATGTCCCTGGAGGATCTGCTGATTGGCTATCTTGACGCAAATTGGTCGCTGAAGttcacatttttcaactctcgcgAATAAGTGTATGATGTGAAGTTGCGCTACTCGCTACATTCGCACTGATTAATTTGTGTCCATTTTGCCCCCTGGTAGGAATTTGTTCCTAATCACATCTTTGCATTGAATCGTCGTGTATTTTCCGGCTAAAATTCAAGTTTTTCTGAAGAGTAGGGAGAAAAATCTGAcacttttattgaaaaaattcCACCTGATTTCAATTAAATTTGCATCATTTGCATCACTCATGTCGCGTCCATCACGCAGCCTGGCGGGAATTCATGTCTAATcccgtctttacattgactcaTGCCAATTCTTTATTTGCGCCCGTTGTGAACACAATGTTTTACACAACCTATGAAAAGCGTTAGAAAGTAGACTTTGTTTCAGGGCATCACAAGCCAAAAGGTAAAAGAATGAAAgaatagaaaatgtaaaatatgacaTAACCCTAATATAAAAGTTTCATTGTCACTTGCAGCTACCATTTTATTTGGAACAGAGCAGCATGTTTTGAAACAGGCTAGAAATCAACCcaatcatcagaaaaaaactgttgtttcaacaatgctgtggttaacatgtggctAGGAAAAGATCAGGCTTTGGCTGAAAGCACCAATCTGGAGGGCACAATCTCTGGCAGGGAACACAGCACAACACCTTACTGAGGGttctttcacacctgccctgattggttcggttcagtcgaACTCTAGttggtttgccccctcagtgcggttcattgtgcaggtgtgaacacaccaaaacaaccggactgagaccttcttgaagaggtggtctcagtccggttccaaaggaactctggtgcggttggtttgtggtgagaaggtgttccgacctggatgtgaagcaactgcagtcacatgacacattgtttgggttaaacatgagcatgttacagtcctggaggattattaatgtgcacctcctcctgtactgccttaatatgcacattcagcacatccaatgcatcaaaacattgttttctagttggagccgcgcctcgttttcaaactgtatggtttgactaaaatgaacaatgacagcaatatagtccacgatgagcagcgctaaaatcaacctgcgtagttgtccctccattgtgacattagaaagtgtcacatttatcttgcaagtgtactcttcttcaacgtttgctttacttcctggatttttcccacatggaaattctgaccaatcaagagcagctttctcacacaaggcatttgatctggtcctcttgtaaatgctgccgtgagaacacaaaccaactctaggcaattatacaactttggaacaacatgagtccctgattcagaccaaaggagaccactctagggctgacagcagcctcaaCCACAAGTGGATTTGTTATTtgctggtctgcagcttggcaggcatcttgccaaGCTCTAatatcactttagaaatgttgatatgaaaaGTAGAAATCAATCATATCCGTCtttcttaagtgctatatcaaaGGCAattggacttgcttgagtttctttaggacgtttcacctctcatccaagagtcCTCTTCTGGTGGACTGGCGAGACGTCTTCAAGAAACCttaagcaagtccagttgcctacgatagagcacttaagattaccatgacctggatgactgagaatcttcagcGACATATCTGTGGTTAGCAGAAACATACATTTCTTCCAGGTAATAAGCTGCAGAAATCTACTTTATTGTGCAAAGGACAAAGCTGGATGGACGAGTCTTTAAAGGATTCAATCGGTGTTACTGAATAGTGATTCTAAGGAGCAGTTTTCCTTCCCTTACGCGATCATCAATTGAATCCTCTGAAATCTAAAAGGAGGCTAACTGGGGCTAACTTTGACCCAGATGTGATGCATGAACAGTGATTTTGGAGTCTAAATGAATGTGTCCCAGTGGAGTTCCCAGTTCGGCACCGAAACACACTTTGAGACACAGTTTCAGTCACTTTGACATCACTTTGATATTTTCAGGTTAGACCTGTTATTTCACGAGCCCTGCTCTCATTCACAGGCTTCACCACCACCAGGTACACATTTAAGAGAATACCTGCAGGTACTGCTTATTATCTCCTCCCACCTCCTGTCCGACGCTCGACCCCGTCTTCGCCTGCCACTGTAATCTTTCGCTCATTCTTCAAAGCGAATGGTTGTTAGAATATTTGCACTGGGGAGCTGTGTGACTagtaataagaaaaataaaaatgaatagaaactgccattgaaaaaaaaagttatttttatagaaGCAAAATTGAGCTCAGTTCAAATGTATTATACCTAATCATGGAACCAAAGAGGCCAAGAGGTTTAGCTATTGAAAGATGGCAATGCCgtcatgtttgtgttgttgtaaatGACTTTGTGACAGTTTAAAAGAGGCCTAAACACTGTATCAGGGTATAATATCAGTCCATAATCAGCTTAATCTCTTTTCTATTTTGTACCTAGACATggaatatttcatattttttcatcaaattacTTAAATATTCCTAGTttactttcttctttttgttaGCTCTCGTTACAGAGTCATTTAGAGTGAAGCACACGCCATCTGATCCCTGTACAGTCGATGTAACATATGAATATGcttttgaaatattttgttctttgtaattgttgaaaaataaatttcTTATTACCAATCGTATGGATGTGTTGTTGGGTCGTGAGACTTGAGAGACGGTCCTGGAGTCAaaaaccagtggtggaaagtaactaagtgtGGTTACACTTCATAACAACCATCATTAATAAATAGTAAATTGATAGTTAACTAAAGTTTAGTTATTTTACTGTTAACAATATCATAATTATTAATGTTACGAATGATTAGCAATGCTATCATTTATATTATCTTAACAGTTTATTGTTGCACACTAAACATTGTATATACtatattaaatatttgttaatgattaCCAAATTATTTGTAACTCTTTaagaaaatgtttgtaaaaacaTTACATAGAAAGATGGAGCAGATATTTGTAACACTTGGTCACTTGGTTTGTACACCATCTATAGATATTATTTGGACGGCTATTACAAAATTGCAACTGATTATGAATGCACACCCCAGTATTTATTAACCATTTAACGAGGTGTTATAATCAGTTACAATTTTACAATAGCCATCCAAATAATGCTTCAATAATGTCCAATTAATAACCATTAACTATTCAGTATTTGTTAATGATTATCAAATGACTGGAAAATCCTAAAGAAATACTTTGTACAAACATTACAGAGATACACAGACCAGATATTTACAACACATTGTTAACGGTAAAATTGTCTACATTGCCAGTGTAAAGTTGCAATTGATGATTTTAGTACCTTGTTATATGGTTAATAACCACTAGTAGTGCATCTCTAAACACATATGGGTGTTTATAGATGCACTACACTAAacttattaacatttattgGAATAGTCCAAGTGATAGCCATTAACAATGTGGTACAATATCTGGTCCATCTATGTACAGTTTCCTACACATTAATTGGTAATCATTAACACACACTTAATGTAATATAGTAAATgttaaaacacaataaactagTAAATCAAATTATAGAAATATAGagcaaatatatattatataaggGGTTTAATGTTGTTATAATGTCCAAGTGATAGCCGTTAACAATGTGTTACCGTATCTGCTCGATCTAGCTATGTACAATTTCCTAGAAATTAGCTGGTACACACACTTAATGTaatatattaaatgttaaaatgggaGCCATAATaaactgttaaattaaattaaattacattaatatataGTGTTTAACATTGAAATAATGTCCAAGTGATAGCCATTAACAAGGTGGTACAATATCTGGTCGATCTATGTACAATTTCCTACAAATTAATTGGttattattaatgcacacttaatttaatatattaaatGTTAACATGGGAGCCACAATAAACTCCTGAATTATATTATAGAAATATATAgctaatatataatatatgaagTGTTTAATGTTGTAATAATGTCCAAGTGATAGTCGTTAACAATGTTTTACAATTATCTCGTCATCTATCTATGTACAGTTTCCTACAAATTAATTGATATTCATTAACAAACACTTAATGTAACATAGTAAATGTTATAATGGGAGCCATAATaaactgttaaattaaattacattaatatataGTGTGTAACATTGTAATAATGTCCAAGTGATAGCCATTAACAATGTGGTACAATATCTGGTCCATCAATGCAGGCAAAATTTCCCAAATTAATTAGTAATCATTAACACACACTTAATATAgtatattaaatgttaaaatgggaGCTGTTTAATTGAATTACATAAATATATAGCAAACATATAGCGTTGAATATTGTAATGATGTCCAAGTGATAGCCATTAACAATGTGTTACATTATCTGGTCCATCTATCTATAAATAATTTCCTACAAAACAATTGGTAATCATTTATACACACTTAATATAGtatattaaatgttaatataAAACTATTAAATGAAATTATAGAAATATATAGCAAATATATATCAAGTGTTTAATGTTGTAATGATGTCCAAGTGAAAGCTATTAACAATATGTTACAATTATCTTGTCATCTATCTATGTACAATTTCCTACAAATTAATTGGTAATCATTAACACACACTTAATGTAATATATTAAATGTTATAATGGGAGCCATAATACACTGTtaaatttaattacattaatatataGTGTTTAATGTCGTAACAATATCCAAGTGATAGCCATTAACAGTGTGTTACAATATCTGGTCCATCTATCTACGTTATGTTTTTACAAATAATTTCTTTACAAAACATTTGGTCATCATgaacaaataataaacacagcACATAAAATGTTATAATGTGGGTAacga
This genomic stretch from Epinephelus moara isolate mb chromosome 16, YSFRI_EMoa_1.0, whole genome shotgun sequence harbors:
- the LOC126403182 gene encoding inhibin beta B chain-like yields the protein MSSCLFRLALLVACVLSIRCTAAPGTEAEAHTASRDTCASCGVAQPEDPESGRLNVDFLEAVKRHILSRLQMRERPNITHPVSKAAMVTALRKLHAGKLREDGRVEIPNLDGHPMSNEVLEESSEIISFAEKDDMVTSKSSLFFMISSEGNQNLYVTQATLWLYFKLLPSPLEVRPRRKVTVKVYYQEPGLGSKWNLVEKRVELKRSSWHTFVLTDAVRLVFEKGDRRQNLDVRCEGCEAEGVVPILLNHNDESHRPFLVVQARQSDSKHRIRKRGLECDGSSSLCCRQQFYIDFRLIGWNDWIIAPSGYFGNYCEGNCPAYMAGVPGSASSFHTAVVNQYRMRGMSPGSMNSCCIPTKLSTMSMLYFDDEYNIVKRDVPNMIVEECGCA